In Flavobacterium luteolum, the DNA window AAGTCGGTTTTAATACCAGCTTCATATTGGTCAATAATAGATGGCTCAATTGGTTTTAAATCCGCTGTAGTTCCTGTGTTTGGAGTAAATGAAGTAGAGTAGCTACCAAATATAGAAACATCTTTTCTCGGCTGGTATATTAATCCAAATTTTGGAGAAAATGCATTGTCTAATTTTTTAGCACCAACTGTTGGAACAGCATTTTCTGGGCTTACTGTTTGTACTTTATTAGCATAAGTTTCTTTGTAAGTTGTAACCTGAGCTTCCTGCCATGACCAACGTACACCTGCCAATACTTTGAATTTTTCAGTAATTGAAATCAAATCTTGGAAATAAACACCAAAACGATTCGTTTCTGTTTTTGCAATTTGAGTTGCTCTTGCATTTGGAATATCATTTCTTTGTGTTGACGGATCAAAATTGAAAAGATTGATAGTGTCATAATTTGCAGGATCAAATGCAAAAGTATAAGCTGTTGCAAATGAGTTTTCCCAGTCTGCACCAGTAAAAATTTGATGTCTTACAGATCCTGTATTAAAGTTTCCTTGAAGGCTTAACTGGTCTCCTAAGATTTGTTCTGAGTTGTCGTTTTGAACTAAAGGTCTTGTCCAGTCTCCATTATCTTTTACAGATGATAATTGTGCTGTAGATTTTGAAGCTCTATCATAATTTTGGAAAGAAGAATTAAAGTTTAATTTCCAGTTTTTGTTAAAATCGTGATTTAATAATACAGAAGCACTAGAAGATTTAGTTGTACCATTAGACCAAAGCGCTCCGTAGAAAGTCTGACGAGGTAAATCAAGAATTTGTGTTCCAATAATTCCTGTTCCAAAGTCAGGAGTCCAATCTGCAGATAAATAATCTCCTTGTAATGTAATTTGTGTTTTAGGGCTAATTACAAAAAGCAACGATGGATTAATGTATAAACGCTCGTTTTTTACAACATCTCTAAAGCTTTCTGAATTCTCGTAAGAACCATTAAGTCTAAATGCGATCGATTTAGTCAAACCTCCATAAAAATCAAAAGCAGGTTTGTAATAAGAAAAGCTTCCTATTTGCATTGATACCTCGCCACCGCTTTTAAATTGAGGAGTTTTGGTTACTAAGTTTACAATTCCTCCTGGAGCCACATTTCCAAATAACAGGGCAGAACCCCCTTTTAGAAACTCTACTTTATCTAAACCAGAAACATCAGGAATTGATCCTGCATTGTATCGGAATCCATTTTTGAACATATTATTAGCAGATAAATCGTAACCTCTAGAAAAGAATGATTCCTGAGCCCCACCGCGAGAAGAACCAACATAAACACCGTTGGCATTTTTAAGAACTTCACTCAATCTGATGGCTTGCTGTTGTTCGATTACTTCAGAACCGATAACTTGTATCGCTTGTGGATTGTCCATTGGTTTTAATCCAGAACGAACTGCTGTTACAGGTTTTGGTTCTTTTGTTTTGGTAACCACAACCTCGTTAAGAATTTCTCCTTTTTTATTTTTTACAGTATCATTAACTGAAGAAGTAGTCTCGTTACTTGAGTAATCTTGAGCGTAAGAGCCAAAACTTAATAATCCTAATGCAAATAGTAAATTATATTTCATGGTATTTATTTAGATTCAATAAAAATTATCAAGTGCAAATATAAATAGACAAAGTCTTTAACAGGAAATTATGAAGCGATTTTCTTTATTAAAACTTACTTATTCTTTTCTTAAGATTTGCTTAATGATTTTCTAATGTTATTTTAATTTAGTATAAATAGTAACAAAAAATCCTTGCTAAGGAGCAAGGATTTTAAATTGAAATTAAAATCTAAGAATGAGATTAACTGAAATTATTTTACAGCAATTTGATACGTTGCCATTTTCCAGATTTCATCATATTTTTTTCCATTATGTTCACCAGAAGATTTATCTGTGTGAGCATATTCTACCATATAATTTC includes these proteins:
- a CDS encoding TonB-dependent siderophore receptor; translated protein: MKYNLLFALGLLSFGSYAQDYSSNETTSSVNDTVKNKKGEILNEVVVTKTKEPKPVTAVRSGLKPMDNPQAIQVIGSEVIEQQQAIRLSEVLKNANGVYVGSSRGGAQESFFSRGYDLSANNMFKNGFRYNAGSIPDVSGLDKVEFLKGGSALLFGNVAPGGIVNLVTKTPQFKSGGEVSMQIGSFSYYKPAFDFYGGLTKSIAFRLNGSYENSESFRDVVKNERLYINPSLLFVISPKTQITLQGDYLSADWTPDFGTGIIGTQILDLPRQTFYGALWSNGTTKSSSASVLLNHDFNKNWKLNFNSSFQNYDRASKSTAQLSSVKDNGDWTRPLVQNDNSEQILGDQLSLQGNFNTGSVRHQIFTGADWENSFATAYTFAFDPANYDTINLFNFDPSTQRNDIPNARATQIAKTETNRFGVYFQDLISITEKFKVLAGVRWSWQEAQVTTYKETYANKVQTVSPENAVPTVGAKKLDNAFSPKFGLIYQPRKDVSIFGSYSTSFTPNTGTTADLKPIEPSIIDQYEAGIKTDFLQGLLSTNVTVYQIVNSNLAQTAEFKADGSLNSDTNIKVLSGETKSKGIEIDVTARPIEGLNIIAGYSYNDMRYTKTSGLNGSFIEGDRLVRTPANTANLSFFYTVQDGFFKGVSLGAVGNYIGDRLGGWNDQYSTDLVKYPDGIYHREIPIDGYTTIDVSAGYTWRKFSILCKLSNITNELNYTVHENYSVNPIAPRQVMTSLRYKF